One Gloeobacter morelensis MG652769 DNA window includes the following coding sequences:
- a CDS encoding isoprenyl transferase has protein sequence MTTPHTLLRSLPSDLDPNRLPRHVAAIMDGNGRWASKRNLPRVMGHQAGVSALKELLRCCKDWGIGALTVYAFSTENWKRPQYEVEFLMALFEKVLNHELSEMVDEGVRIRFVGALAHLPGALQSAIEGAMAATEANTAVEFTVATNYGGRQEIVNACRELAEQVRTGCLLPEQIDEKLFAEHLYTRELSDPDLLIRTSGEQRLSNYLLWQLAYTEIYVADVLWPDFDRAAFHIALQSYQGRQRRFGKV, from the coding sequence ATGACCACCCCGCACACGCTCCTGCGCAGCCTGCCCTCCGATCTTGATCCCAATCGCCTGCCGCGCCATGTCGCCGCCATCATGGACGGCAACGGTCGCTGGGCGTCAAAGCGCAACCTTCCCCGCGTGATGGGCCATCAGGCGGGGGTGAGTGCCCTCAAAGAGCTGTTGCGCTGTTGCAAGGATTGGGGCATCGGTGCTCTCACAGTCTACGCCTTCTCGACGGAGAACTGGAAGCGGCCGCAATACGAGGTCGAATTTTTGATGGCCCTTTTTGAGAAAGTGCTCAACCACGAGCTTTCGGAGATGGTGGATGAGGGGGTGCGCATTCGCTTCGTCGGGGCACTCGCCCATCTGCCCGGAGCTCTGCAGAGTGCCATCGAGGGAGCGATGGCGGCCACAGAGGCGAACACGGCGGTCGAGTTCACCGTTGCCACCAACTACGGTGGTCGCCAGGAGATCGTCAATGCCTGTCGCGAACTTGCCGAGCAGGTGCGCACAGGTTGCCTTCTGCCCGAACAGATCGACGAGAAGCTTTTTGCCGAACACCTCTATACCCGCGAGCTTAGCGATCCCGACTTACTCATCCGTACCAGCGGCGAGCAGCGTTTGAGCAACTATTTGCTCTGGCAGCTGGCTTACACCGAAATTTACGTAGCCGACGTGCTGTGGCCTGACTTTGACCGGGCGGCCTTCCACATCGCGCTGCAATCTTACCAGGGTCGTCAGCGTCGCTTTGGCAAGGTGTGA